The following proteins are co-located in the Spea bombifrons isolate aSpeBom1 chromosome 3, aSpeBom1.2.pri, whole genome shotgun sequence genome:
- the ENPP5 gene encoding ectonucleotide pyrophosphatase/phosphodiesterase family member 5, with product MFDPVLNESFSMTALDVYKPEFWEDAVPIWVTNQLEGHKSAAAMWPGTDVKIHDVLPSCYLRYDESVPFEFRVDRIIECFNGELTNLGLLYWEEPDNSGHHLGPDHPLMEKVIADVDAMLGYLVDQLKKAKLWGSLNLIVTSDHGMAQSSLDRVILLDDYVDRQLYRLIDHSPTVAILPKAGKLDEVYQALANAHPNMTVYKKERIPDRFHYRENVRVQPILLLADIGWTILRNRSDIFNWGDHGYDNLHPDMYPLLIASGPAFKKNFTQDALNSTDVYPLLCHLLDIKPLPNNGSLTNAMDLLVRHPQQCPAYGGA from the exons ATGTTCGATCCTGTCCTCAACGAGTCGTTCTCCATGACCGCCTTGGACGTGTACAAGCCGGAGTTTTGGGAAGACGCGGTCCCCATTTGGGTGACGAACCAGCTAGAGGGTCACAAAAGCGCGGCCGCCATGTGGCCCGGCACCGACGTGAAGATCCACGACGTCTTGCCCTCCTGCTACTTGCGGTACGACGAGTCCGTCCCGTTTGAGTTCCGCGTCGACAGGATCATAGAGTGCTTCAACGGAGAGCTGACCAACCTCGGCTTGCTCTACTGGGAAGAGCCGGACAATTCGGGACACCACCTGGGGCCCGATCACCCGCTGATGGAGAAGGTGATTGCGGACGTGGATGCCATGCTGGGCTATCTGGTGGACCAACTCAAAAAGGCCAAGTTATGGGGCTCCTTGAACCTCATCGTGACGAGCGACCACGGCATGGCCCAGTCTTCTCTGGATAGGGTCATTCTGCTGGATGACTATGTTGACAGGCAGCTCTACAGGCTGATAGACCACTCCCCGACGGTAGCCATTTTGCCAAAAGCAG GTAAGCTTGATGAAGTGTACCAGGCCTTGGCCAACGCGCACCCCAACATGACTGTGTACAAAAAGGAGCGGATCCCGGACCGCTTCCACTACAGAGAGAACGTCCGCGTTCAGCCCATCCTTCTTCTTGCTGATATCGGTTGGACCATCCTGCGAAACCGGTCCGACATCTTTAACT ggggtgACCATGGCTATGACAATCTTCACCCTGACATGTACCCTCTGCTTATTGCCAGTGGCCCTGCCTTCAAAAAGAACTTCACTCAAGATGCCCTAAACTCCACCGACGTGTACCCTCTTCTTTGCCACCTACTCGACATCAAACCCTTGCCGAACAACGGCTCCCTGACCAACGCGATGGACCTGCTTGTCCGCCACCCCCAACAATGCCCTGCATACGGAG GCGCCTAA
- the ENPP4 gene encoding bis(5'-adenosyl)-triphosphatase ENPP4 produces MSQLILTLAVLHGLVFCAADQSKSNATSKLLLVSFDGFRADYLTKYPLPNLRGFMEDGVLVEEVKNVFITKTLPNHYSIVTGLYAESHGIVSNVMYDSETRRVFNVSSYRESFWWEEATPIWVTNQLHGYRSGGAMWPGSDVRIHNSTPTYYLDYDRDVSFAQRVDNVTGWFTRPDDPINFAALYYEEPDRGGHRYGPDDYANMSEVMSAVDENVGYLVKKLKELKLWDTINVIITSDHGMAQCSEKRLIRLDACVGPGNYTLVEASAIGAIFPIGDADYVYKLLKNCHKNLKVYMKEDIPERYHYKHNSRIPPILLVADEGWFIVQNGSLPTLGNHGYDNSLPSMHPFLAARGPAFQKNSKINTINSVDIYPMMCRILGLPAEANNGSLSSTRCLLAGEWCVRVPEAVGIVLGAVMVLTTLTCLIILLRKKTPSPRQFSRLQFDDDDDPLIG; encoded by the exons ATGTCTCAATTAATACTCACTTTAGCTGTCCTGCACGGGCTCGTATTCTGTGCGGCGGATCAGTCAAAGAGCAACGCGACTTCCAAGCTACTTCTGGTGTCTTTTGATGGCTTCAGGGCGGATTACTTGACCAAATACCCCCTGCCTAACCTCAGGGGGTTTATGGAAGACGGAGTCCTAGTGGAAGAGGTGAAAAACGTGTTTATCACCAAAACTCTCCCCAATCATTACTCGATTGTGACCGGCCTGTACGCCGAGAGCCACGGGATCGTGTCCAACGTCATGTATGATTCGGAAACCCGGCGGGTCTTTAACGTGTCCAGCTACAGAGAGTCCTTCTGGTGGGAGGAAGCAACTCCCATTTGGGTGACAAACCAACTCCATGGCTACCGAAGCGGGGGCGCCATGTGGCCCGGCTCGGACGTGCGCATTCATAATTCCACCCCCACGTACTATCTGGACTACGACCGCGACGTGAGCTTCGCTCAGAGGGTGGATAACGTCACCGGCTGGTTTACCAGACCCGACGATCCCATCAACTTCGCAGCCCTTTACTACGAGGAGCCCGACCGCGGCGGCCACCGCTACGGACCCGACGACTACGCAAACATGTCGGAGGTGATGAGCGCGGTGGACGAAAACGTCGGCTACTTAGTGAAAAAGCTGAAGGAGCTGAAGCTCTGGGACACGATCAACGTGATCATTACCAGCGACCACGGGATGGCTCAGTGCTCCGAGAAGAGGCTCATCAGACTGGACGCGTGCGTCGGCCCTGGAAACTACACCCTGGTCGAAGCAAGCGCCATCGGAGCGATATTTCCTATCGGAG ACGCGGACTATGTTTATAAACTGTTAAAAAACTGCCATAAAAATCTGAAGGTTTACATGAAAGAGGATATTCCTGAGCGTTATCACTACAAGCACAACAGCCGCATCCCACCCATCCTCCTGGTGGCAGACGAGGGCTGGTTTATCGTGCAGAACGGATCGCTGCCCACAC TGGGAAATCACGGTTACGACAACAGCCTTCCCAGCATGCATCCCTTCCTGGCTGCCCGGGGCCCGGCCTTCCAGAAGAATTCCAAAATAAACACCATAAACAGCGTGGACATCTATCCCATGATGTGCCGCATCCTCGGGTTACCGGCGGAAGCCAACAACGGCTCtctgtccagcaccaggtgccTGCTGGCCGGCGAGTGGTGCGTCCGCGTCCCGGAGGCCGTCGGGATCGTCCTGGGAGCGGTGATGGTTCTCACCACCCTGACGTGCCTCATAATCCTGCTGAGGAAGAAGACGCCGTCCCCGCGCCAGTTCTCAAGGCTGCAGTTTGACGATGACGACGACCCGTTAATAGGGTAG